In Citrus sinensis cultivar Valencia sweet orange chromosome 3, DVS_A1.0, whole genome shotgun sequence, the sequence CAGAcgtccattttttttttttaaattagtggTCTTTAGATACAATGTGCTCTTGCTATACACCCCCGTGAACATTCCAAGAACACCGCCCTAGTGTGTGTTGTCTGGGCTTGAACAAGCGATTGGGCTTCACCTTGACCGTCCCTATATATACTATATCTCCACAAAAATTTTCCGGGAAGAATGGACTAATTAGGGCTGGAATTCTTTAcaaaatacattttattttattttattttattgttcaaatggctgaaagactttttttttttttgtatttaccCTTTGCCGTGGATCCGCTTAGAGAAATCCAAccaactttattattattaaatgaaaattaatgctTTAAACAAATGAGGAACTTGATATCACAATATTCAATACTTATTAGGGCCAAGAAGTAAAACTTCAATGCAAAGAATTGacaaaaggggaaaaaaaaatctagtaattatgaacaaaatcTAATTAGATATGAGCAAGATCTGATACAATTTACAAGCCAAATCAACTTTTCCAGATCGCCTGAAGAAACGACTTCAAAACCAGAGcagttttgattttaaaaccaTCGACaggagataaaataattataaaaaaaaaaaagaaaaaagaaaaatcaacagCATGAAAAACAACGTAGTGCAGATTTTAAAACCATATGCAGATTTTAGCTCTGTCAGAAAGAGACAGTCATTTACGCTTCGAGAATGTGGATTGTGTTGTGGTGGGCCTGGTGGCTCCTTTATTAAAgagactttaaaaaaagaaaaattatagaaatagATTCATTATTAAAGAGGAGGATCTTTACTATGTTTATGCTTTTATgtaagtttctttttctcttgcaAAAATTGATCGTTGCATAGATGCCGATGTTCTTTTAGCGCCAGTTTTAGTTAAGATTCTCGTGGGGTCTCCCAACAACCCGTCGTCATCTTTAGCCGGTCACGTCAATCGAAATTTACAGTCGAGTTGgctttgatttaataaatctcaAGTTTTCTTCAATTATATTTGTAGCAAGAATCGATCGGTCTCTTCTGTTACTTTTTCTCTTCCTTTGGATGGCAGTTTTTGGATCTTGTTagtaaattcaaaaatttcgttaaTATTTCTGCACACTCTTGACcatatttctaaagaaaatttgctaaaacaacaaaaataagcaAGAAATTCCTTTTTCTGATTTATTGAATCCGAATTGAATAGTCCGAAACAAAATTGGGTTCAAGCGAGCACACACTGGACCTTGTCTCTTCAGAGACCCAGCCGCTCACACATCATGCTGAACCTGTGGTTCGGTTCAAGCTTCAAGATCAATGGGAAATTCAGGCTTGTGCCTTGTGTTGTTGTATGTAACCGTGGAAATTATGGGCAACCAATTTTAAAGCACAAAAACCAGCTCTTACAGGTTGTATTAGGAATAGGATGATGtgtgagtaaaaaaaaaaaagagagggagGGGGGGAAGAGAGACAGGCAGCGGTtagtaaaaactaaaaagaccAATTTATGAAGTCACTGGTGGCATGGCTCCCCATcacttgaattttgacttGGAAGTAGGGCAAGGGAAAGCTACCAATCtcaagattttgattttgggaTGACAGAATCGGCAATGTctttaaaaagaaacagaaaatacAGCATCCCCAAATCTTATATTGACGTTGAGAGATTGAAAAAGACTTCTAGCACTCGTCCCTTAGGGCTCGAAGGTGACCGATCATAAACATCTAACCTTGAAATTGGATTAGCTCGAATGTGAatttaataaacacataacATTACAAGATGACATCACACTGCAAATTTGTATTCATGTATGTGGTTTGTGGTAAATCCCAATGCAAAGAATCATACTCCCAATTTTCTACAAACTTTAAGGAACAAGATTTCATGATAGCTGATTATAGGGGCAGAACAAATCAATAGGAAAAATGTGGGAATTCCAGACAATTTTGTCAATACCACCACAATAAATCGAATAAAGAACAAATTAGGGAGCAATTTCAAGCCTGGGTTCAAAGCAAAACCCAGTAAAGAGCTGAAGAGGGAACCTCTTAGTCACAGGACATTTATGTGACCACCTCCATTGTTTCAGGTTCATATCATAAACAAGAAGAGATGGAGCTCCATAGCTCTGGATGTATATGAGATCATCTGTTCCGCTACTTGCAAAAACATCATCAAACTCTCCAAATCCTTGGAAAAACTTATGTGGCATCCTAGCAACCTCTTGCCACTCCTTCCCATTCAGAACCCAGATGCCAATTCCCTTAATTATGTCAGGCCGATCTTGTTTGCCAATTCCTCCAACCATTACCAGCTTCTCTTTCAGGTTCATTAGGCGCCCGCAAGTCAGAGCACAAGGTACTGGGATAAAACTTTTTATCAGCAGAGCATGGGATGATCGGCTAGAAAGATTAAACGAGATCAGGCCATGACGATTTTCTGGTGCACCACCCCCAGTTGCATAAATCAGAAAATACAGAACCCCATCACAGATAATACTCTCATCTCCAGCTCTCCATCCCGTCAGCACCTCTTTCCAGGAGGTCACCCACATCATTGTATCTGAATCataaatatggattgaaagcTCCCACTGAAAAAAATTCCCCGTGACTTGCTTAGACTTCACAATTGAGACAGTATAGCGATGTGATACTCTGTCCACTGAGAGTGAAAGCGCACTGTAATCAGAGAATTTCAAACCTGGTGGTTCCTCAAGCTTCTTCCAGCTTTTGGAGATAGGGTTGCAGACATATAACTCACTTCTACTGTCATTGTCCATGAAGCAAACCAAACCATATGATGAAGCAATGAACCAATTGGATGTCTCAATGCAGGGGAGTTCAATACCATACCACTTTCGAAGGATGGGATCATAAGCATAACCAATTGGCTCATCAGAGCTTGTAAACATAAAATACCAGGGCTTTTGTGATAGGACATTTGAGAAGTTCCACAGAAACCTTCTTGAACTGACAATCTCATGCCATCTTCTGCACACGCAGCCTGCTCTAAATATGCTAGCTATTGGGAGATAAGCTAGAATGCGTTCCAACAGGTCATCAGGAAGGATTAAGTCAACAGAAAGCGTAGAAGCTTCTTTATTGCCTTCATCACTAAGCTCTAAGAACGAATCAAACTCATTAATGCCTCTTGCCATGTCATCAATGCAATGGTTGATCCAAGATGTTTCTCCATCCATAATCTAGAGAAAGTACATTAAAAAAGACTTCAACAgacaaaattaacaaattaaaaaagaacaagaaaatcGAGTTCTACATGAAAACAGATGAGAACTTCTCATCACCAATTAAGAAAGCATCAGATAATCATCACCAAAGAATATATCCCAAGTCAAAGTAAGTCAAATCCCTTGACAACATATCACATAACATCAGACAGGAGAAAAGTGTCATGCTTGgcatattaaaattcaaaggaaaaaagaacagtagtaaaataaattatgtaagaATCCTGAAACCCTGCTAACACCTTACACCTCTCAATTTTGTAGGACAGCAGCAAAAATTACAGAAAGCTCATCCAGTGCattatataaacataaatcagTTTTCAGATTTATACTTTTTACCGCCAGAAGCagatataagaaaaatacacAATAAACTGCAATTAGAACATCAAGATTCTACAATCAAACTGGAAATAAGGGCCAAACTACAGgaatactaaaataatttgactCAAAGTTttcatgattaaaataatttctaatgcAAATTACGTACAGGCACAAAGGTTTATCTCCACATTATGAGACCTATAATTCCTCAAAAATGAGAACATCTAATCCCCATTgctatgatttttaaaataattaatttgaaatcaacagaaataacaacaaaatcagaataatcaacccccccccccccccaaaaaaaaagaactaaataagaaaatcccataaatcaaaatcagaGAAGACATATCTTAAAATGATTCTTAGCTTACATGCAAAGCAAGGAGAAAATACCATCATATGGGAACAAGTAAGCAACAATACCTGAGATCACAACTGTATAAACTCAGGTTATTACACCAGAAACACATTACAACAAGTACATGAGCTTAATTACACACCCagttgttaaaattttgcCGACTAATTTTGGAAGGAGAAAATATCAAATAGAGGAATCAGACAATAACAAATGCCAATCTGAGAAGCAGATAAAGGATATgaaattactattaatttgcTACCAAAAATGGCTAAAAAAgcattaaagaaagaaagattttttttttttgaaagggaAATATATAACCAGATTTCTTACCAAAACGAGatagttatttaaaaataacaacaacaacaataataataataatattgttttgttcacagaaaaataaaaattcagagTTTTAACATGAAACCCTAAAAAtggttttgagtttgaataaTCAATAATGGTAGGTAGAGATTAAGGTTAGGCCATGCTTAGTTATCAGTCAAACATCAAAACCCCACATAactaaaacacaaaaacatattaaaaaaatataaaaaagaaaaagaaaaagaaagaaacaagaagttataaaaacaggaaaaaaaaaaaacacttcaaAAAATGGGTTTCATCAAGAACATCAGTTCACATACCTCTTCCAAAAGCCTAGTCCAGTGTCACTGTCCAAATGGGTgcctaaaatttgaaactttATAGTGAATATCAAGTAAAACGTTTATCAAGCATTAAACTAGAAacacataaaagaaaaatgaaacgGAACAAATGTAGGCCATTTGCTTTAAATGATCAATACCCTATGTAGAGGGTTACTCTAGATTTGGCTTATAAACATGCCCaagcaaagcaaagcaaagcaaTCCCtttgaaagagagaaaaataatttcttttttttttttataatttttttcagctAACTTGGCCTCTTTTTTCATATAAGAAAAACGACAGGCAAGGAATGAAGTGAGAAGCCGGTTTTTCAATAGGCGTGTATTTAGAGAGAGTGGTAGAGAAAACGAGGAAAAGGACGGACGGCGCTTGAAGCGCGTGGCTATTTGTTACGAGATTTTTATCCcgtcatttcattttcattatttttattttttaatattataaaagcgCCCGACCCAATACTCATCTcccattttattatttttattcagcacttaaattagaagaaaaaagaaaacaaaattggaaaatgaagaaaaacattGGGATTTTTTGCCACAATgtaaaaacagaaaatgagTAATGGGGTCTTACTCATCATCGCTTTCGATTTTTGACCTTTTTAGCTTCCTTTTTTCGTTTCCATAACTGTTAAACATTTAATTCCAATTGCCCCATGATCTGGTTCCACTTTTtcacaaatttgttttttttttttttttttttgaatacacaaatttgttttctttgcttttgataAAATGCCTTTACCGCTTAGAGTAAGAAAGCTCTCTCTTCTCACAATTTGCTTTGGTTTTCGGACTGTGAAAGTGAGTTAGGGAGAGTCACTGGGCCTTAAGAGCTATTGGCAGAACCGGCACTCTGGCTTACGGGCCTTCCTGACCTAACCAAATCCCTCATCACACGTCATTTGTTTTCTCATTATCTTGCAAAGTTCAAaagtcaattttatttttttaccacATAAATTTCATTGGCTCCTTAGTGGAAGGTGTCTCCGATAAATGTGTGAGTTGAGTTTTTGtcacattataaataatattaaaaataaaaagttgcaTTGACCACTAGTGTagtgataaatatttttcaaatgaagatGAATTTGTTTCCATCTAAAAATTGTTTCATCATTATCTAATGTCTAAAAGCCTTAGTATAGAGGACCATTGTCCATTGATTTTATGATCTTATATTCTTTTCACAAGTCTTTACAAAATCTGTAGATTTTGAATGGGTACAAGTCttcttctttatatttttctgctatataaaataattattttaaatgttcacacagtttattaaattattagacCCATCGTTTCTTAGAAATGACCAAAATAGATTAGTATTAGCTCAAAATGACCCAAATAATTTTGGACTGTGCTTGATAGAACAAAGTATGCACAAGTCTTGATAGGTGGCGCCTAATTCTAATTAAAATgtcaacaaattttattttaaaaaataaaaaaggatggGAATCATAAGGTGATGTTCTGATGAGTAATCCGTGATGTTCTTCAACAAACTAGAGAATTTTTAGAATACCTTTGATGTATTATAACCAATTGATGTATGCAAGACATGTgtagttaaatttaatataaccaccacttgcataatgattttttaaaataaatatacacatGTTATagaattatttacttattatataTCAGACATAACAcctcttatatattataaaatttctccaacaattgaTAAGTcgagaaaattttgagattttccATGTGCATCGTGTAGTGCAATTCTTCACTTCATAGATGTCAAGGTAGAGgaattttttgacaattatttttgttactCCGAAAGTTCATTTTATGAATGAATTccttcaaacaaaaatatttataaaaaaaaaattcggaTTCACAATCATCGTACTGAGTCATTGAGACGGAATACTATTTACGAATAAACCCGTGAAAGTCACAAGGGTGGACCAAACTTGCTGCATACAATTCAATGTTTTTGACCAACCTACTCAGGCTGCAGAATCCATCAAAAACAAAGCATTTGAGgttaagaaattgaaaatatattaattaacaatcaaattagtTGCATGTGTGCAGCTACAGGAATCCTAAGCATCAATGTGACCAATTACCAAAGGATGGAATTTCTACTTATTTACAAAAAGtaaatgagagagagagagagagagagagacagagattGTATGTTCTTTCTCTTTAATCTTCTTTTATACAAGTGGGAAGAAGAAGCCTCCCAAAGATAAGACAAGCGAAGGAATTAGAACATGTCCTAGACTGGATATATGCCATTTCTACTGCTTACAAGCAGTACAAAGACAATGGAATTTATATCGAAAGCCTAAAAAAATCCAGAAGCataatacaaaacaaaaacacacaTTACGAATCACCcaaatagtaaaatgataatataatatttcacTAATGCTTGGTCCGTGGTGGGTGGAGCCTCATCAACAAATGGCTCAACACACACGTGAAAGACCGCAATTATATATTGTGTATATGGATATGTCTATACACAAACAGAGAGACAATACATGGGGCATTGACATTTTAACGTGTAGCCTCCAAAgtgattaatataaaaaatgtacTGAAAAGAGAAGTGAAAAAGCTAGGGCTGATGATAGTGGCAACACCACTTTAGCACACTCTTTCCAGCCAACCCACTTTGTGCACGTTAAGTCATGTCTCACTTCTAATggttaatttatttccattgcctttttattttcatcatattttattttttaaaaaaaaaaattaattcctttttctttgtctTCGTCTTCTTTTATGTGTAGAAAGGAAAATCAAGCCCCATCACACACATCTGAAAGAAAATGGAGGTCCTTGAGACTAGACATTTGAAAGCGACGTTTTGAAATTCCGAGCGTTGATGAATGTTTggttaacaatttttttttttaaaaaaatattttctggGGTTTTTAAATGGGCAAAGTTATTTGCTAATTGGAGATTTTGAGTTGAGTGAGTTGACTCTGTAAGTTCAACAACTTTCATGTTGGGTGAGTCAGGCCAATAAAACCAAACATGGCTGACAGTAAAAGGTGTACAACCATAGACAGTTAGTGGAGCCAGTAGAGTTAGCCCAGCAAAGGGAAATTATTTGCCAACTCAGTGTCAGGcaaaatagttataatttcttgaagaaaatatgCCGAACCCAGTTCTCTCATCTAATGCGCTCTCAGTTAGTCTTTTTAAGCAATGTTGGTTGGGGGGAGAGGAACTTTGACAAACATGTGGGAAATGTGTTTGGATTCACTGGTGGCAGCTGTTTGTGGGGTCTTCGAAGCGCACCACAGCCATGAGCCGTGTCTTTCAGTTTCAACACGCTCCGTCACAATCACCGGTAGGGTTTTGGTCCTGAGAGAACTCTTACACTTATAATATTGAGGAGTAAGGGTTCGAGCTTTCATAAAAGTATTATGTGAGTTAACTTCAATTCTCCCttgattatcaaataattgagtggaaCCAGTTTATTcctcacgaaatgtgagtgaagTGGACACCCTTCAAATATTATAGAAGATTTAAAGAATATGGGCCGCGCTTTAAAAGAGTACAGTGGACACCCCTCGAATATTATAGagtgtttaaaaaatatgggCCGCGCTTCAGAGGAGTACACGCCACAACGAATGTCTCATTTGTataatatgtttataaatattaattataatatttaatgtaatatcACTAACAGTCCTgtataacaatattaaaaataaaaacacgcTCCATCCCAGTCACACATATAATAGGttgctttttttaaattaaaaaaaaaaatttattcatattttatatattaaagtGCAAATAAAAGACTCATAAGGTCTCTTTCATAATCATCATATATGGAAGGGATGTGTATATGTTTGG encodes:
- the LOC102629912 gene encoding F-box/kelch-repeat protein At3g61590, with the translated sequence MDGETSWINHCIDDMARGINEFDSFLELSDEGNKEASTLSVDLILPDDLLERILAYLPIASIFRAGCVCRRWHEIVSSRRFLWNFSNVLSQKPWYFMFTSSDEPIGYAYDPILRKWYGIELPCIETSNWFIASSYGLVCFMDNDSRSELYVCNPISKSWKKLEEPPGLKFSDYSALSLSVDRVSHRYTVSIVKSKQVTGNFFQWELSIHIYDSDTMMWVTSWKEVLTGWRAGDESIICDGVLYFLIYATGGGAPENRHGLISFNLSSRSSHALLIKSFIPVPCALTCGRLMNLKEKLVMVGGIGKQDRPDIIKGIGIWVLNGKEWQEVARMPHKFFQGFGEFDDVFASSGTDDLIYIQSYGAPSLLVYDMNLKQWRWSHKCPVTKRFPLQLFTGFCFEPRLEIAP